The Cytobacillus oceanisediminis genomic interval CCTGGTTTTGTGGACTTGCATGTCCATGCGCCGCAATGGGCTCAATCAGGGACAGCTTTGGATATTCCCCTCTATGACTGGCTCCACACATACACATTTCCATTAGAGGCCAAATATGCAGATTTGGCTTTTGCCAAGAAGGTTTATGAAGATCTCGTGAATACACTGCTCGCAAATGGAACCACGACGGTCCTCTACTTTGCAACCGTCCATAAAGAGGCCAGTTTATTATTAGCGGAAATATGTGCTGAAAAAGGGCAGAGGGGCTTAGTGGGTAAAGTCGTCATGGATGATCCTGAACAAAATCCAGACTATTATCGTGATGCAGATGCGAAAACAGCATTAGCCGATACGGAGGAGTTCATTTTAGCCGTGAAGGAGCTGGCCAAAACGGTTAAACAAGGCGTGTATCCTGTTGTTACACCGCGCTTCATACCAAGCTGTTCAGATGAAGCACTGAAGGGCCTGGGCGAACTGGCTGCCAAGTATGATACACATATTCAATCCCACTGCAGTGAAAGTGACTGGGCCCACAGTTATGTACAAGACCGCTTCAGCAAGCATGATGCAGCTGCCCTGCATGATTTCGGATTATTAGGCGAAAAATCGGTGATGGCTCATTGCAATTTCCTTGATGACCATGATGCAGAGCTGTTTGCAAGTACAGGCACTGCAATCAGCCACTGTCCGCTGTCCAATGCCTACTTCGCCAATAGCGTGATTCCAATCAAGCGTTTTATGGCTAAGGGAATCGATATTGGATTAGGGACGGATATTTCAGCTGGCGCGACTCCAAGTCTTTATGATAATGCCAAGCAGGCTGTTGTCTCCTCCAGAATGCTGGAAGACGGAGTAAATCCGGCTCTTCCTGCCGAGGAACGTGGTGTACCGGATTCCCGGATTTCCATCCATGAAGCCTTTTACCTGGCTACTGCCGGCGGAGGAGAAAGCTTGAGTCTGCCTATTGGGCGAATTCAGGAGAACTATGCATGGGACGTTCAAATCGTCGATACGAAAGTACCGGGAGCAAGCCTTCCTATCTTTGCTGAAAATGAAGCGTTACATGATATTTTCCAGAAAATCATGTATCTTGTCCGTCCGGAGCATATTCGGGTAGTCTGGGTGCAAGGGGAAAAGGTTCACTCGCGTTCTTGAGAGCTTGCGTAAATGCCACATGGCTTTTTCCATGTGGCATTTTTTATAGGTGCACAGCTAGCCTTATTCTTACTCATTCTTCAGCACATCAGCAAGCCTGTGCAGTGCGTCCGTCTGCCGGATATGGTAATGGCGCCCTTCCTTCTGCAGGTATCCTTTTTCGCAAAACTGCACAAGAACATGCAATAAGTGGCGATAAGATACCCCTAAAAAATCACAGACGGTCACATGCTTTTCCTTATAGGCCTCCCCATCAGCGGTTTGCAGGATGAAATCCGCCAGCCGGTTTTCAAGCGGAAAGGAAAGGCTCTGTGAATACTTTTCAGCCATTTTCGTTGCTTTCACACTTAAAAACTTGGTGAGCTCGCGAAGAAAGGTCGTATCTTCCAGCAGCCTTGTGCGATAGTGATGCAAAGGAATCGCAAAACAAATCGTCTTCGTGGAGGCTTGAATCCCCTTTGTATAGTACACTTCATGTAATAGCTCCATTTCCCCGATATAATCATGGGCATTGATGAAATTGATCAAGGAAACCTTCCCATTTTGATATGTAACGTAAATTTTGGCTTTTCCCTCAATGACATAATACAAATAATCCGGCCTCATGCCTTCGCGGATAATCCATTCATCCCGCTTATATTCGCGTACTTCCATAAACTCCTCAATCGGAAAAGAAAATATATGCGAAATGGAGTGCTGCTCCAGGTAATGCTGTCTTTTTTCCTGTTTATAAATTTCCATTCTCCACCCCGAAATATGAGATATCTCATATTATTGTACGAATCTTCCTGATATCATGCAAATATCGGAGGGATATTTAATGAATACACAGAGCTGGATGGGCAGACAGTTTTTCAGTTTCTTTATGACCTGGGGTGTTTTTCTGCCCTATTGGACAGGGTGGCTGATCTATATAAAAGGAATGACCGTTTCACAGGCGAGTTTGATCATGAGTCTAGGTTTGGCTGTACGGGGCCTTTCCACACTCTTTGCCTTTCCCTATTTATCAGGAAAATTCAGCAGTAAAACCCTGCTTAACGGGATGGGAATCGGCACACTGATTGCCATTCTCTGCTATATCCCGGCCAATTCTTTTACAAGCCTGCTGGTGGTAACGCTGTTTTTACATTTCTTTTACCCTGCTCTGATGCCTGCATTGGATAGTGCTGCAGGCATTCTTGTACAGAGTAAGCAATTAAGAGATTACGGAAAGAGCCGCTCCTGGGGGTCGATAGGATTCGTTGCATCCGGCATGATTCTGACCTTCTTTACAGGGGCATTTGGCGACGATGCCATATTCTGGGCACTGTTGCTCGGCGTTCTGGTATTTTTGAGTCTCGGTTTCATGAATACGCCTGCAGTTTTATCTGAAAAGCCAAAAGCCGGCCAGACAAAAGGAGCCATAATGAAATTATTCAGCATCAAGCACTTCGGCCTGGTGCTCGTCATAGTCATTTTACTGCAGGCAGCACATGCTTCTTATTACAACTATGGCTATATTTATTTGCAGGAAATTCAGGCTCCCAAATATTTAATCGGCCTGATCATTAACATTGCCGTGATTGCAGAAATCCTATTCTTTTTCATTGCCGACCGGACT includes:
- the guaD gene encoding guanine deaminase, with the translated sequence MSKYTYIFRGTAFSSHSPKKINIFKDYLFFVNSNGMIEKMAGPEHEDYQSLLAAYEGQENFHRLADGQYFLPGFVDLHVHAPQWAQSGTALDIPLYDWLHTYTFPLEAKYADLAFAKKVYEDLVNTLLANGTTTVLYFATVHKEASLLLAEICAEKGQRGLVGKVVMDDPEQNPDYYRDADAKTALADTEEFILAVKELAKTVKQGVYPVVTPRFIPSCSDEALKGLGELAAKYDTHIQSHCSESDWAHSYVQDRFSKHDAAALHDFGLLGEKSVMAHCNFLDDHDAELFASTGTAISHCPLSNAYFANSVIPIKRFMAKGIDIGLGTDISAGATPSLYDNAKQAVVSSRMLEDGVNPALPAEERGVPDSRISIHEAFYLATAGGGESLSLPIGRIQENYAWDVQIVDTKVPGASLPIFAENEALHDIFQKIMYLVRPEHIRVVWVQGEKVHSRS
- the yeiL gene encoding transcriptional regulator YeiL, coding for MEIYKQEKRQHYLEQHSISHIFSFPIEEFMEVREYKRDEWIIREGMRPDYLYYVIEGKAKIYVTYQNGKVSLINFINAHDYIGEMELLHEVYYTKGIQASTKTICFAIPLHHYRTRLLEDTTFLRELTKFLSVKATKMAEKYSQSLSFPLENRLADFILQTADGEAYKEKHVTVCDFLGVSYRHLLHVLVQFCEKGYLQKEGRHYHIRQTDALHRLADVLKNE
- a CDS encoding MFS transporter; this translates as MNTQSWMGRQFFSFFMTWGVFLPYWTGWLIYIKGMTVSQASLIMSLGLAVRGLSTLFAFPYLSGKFSSKTLLNGMGIGTLIAILCYIPANSFTSLLVVTLFLHFFYPALMPALDSAAGILVQSKQLRDYGKSRSWGSIGFVASGMILTFFTGAFGDDAIFWALLLGVLVFLSLGFMNTPAVLSEKPKAGQTKGAIMKLFSIKHFGLVLVIVILLQAAHASYYNYGYIYLQEIQAPKYLIGLIINIAVIAEILFFFIADRTFRKFSIGSLLALAALGSTARWILVFAFPHVIMFTVAQTLHAFSFAMAHYAFMKYLIKYVPHEQVPITQGVYSALALSWSTALFTIFGGYLYEIEPRYAFIGMVVCTIPAALLAFVYRRLEGKKKGAETRQLVI